A genome region from Leptospira stimsonii includes the following:
- a CDS encoding aldo/keto reductase, which yields MKSISRSLFLKKTAAFLFSTGLAFPLKKIFSKEGSDMLLRTIQKTGEKIPAIGLGTWQTMDISPDSSELNTLKEVWKEFLYQGGTVVDSSPMYGKSEDIVGVLASETAEEFKKKIFFATKVWTRGESAGKVQIEASFRKFKTDRIDLFQIHNLLDTQIHLKTLRSLREKGKIRYIGLTHYVSSAFSEMERIAKSEKIEFIQIPYSIVSREAEERILPFAESNGISVLINRPFEEGELFRRVRGKILPDYFREWDCESFGQAFLKFILSNSAVTCAIPATSKLAHLKDNIRAGQGKLPSGKDREEFRKRLLQVL from the coding sequence ATGAAATCGATTTCTCGTTCTCTTTTCCTAAAAAAGACCGCCGCGTTTTTATTTTCTACCGGCCTCGCATTTCCGCTAAAAAAAATATTTTCAAAAGAAGGTTCCGATATGTTATTGAGAACGATTCAAAAAACCGGTGAAAAGATTCCGGCGATCGGACTTGGAACTTGGCAGACCATGGATATTTCACCCGATTCTTCCGAACTCAATACCTTAAAAGAGGTTTGGAAAGAATTTCTTTATCAAGGTGGAACGGTCGTGGATTCGTCCCCTATGTACGGAAAATCGGAGGACATTGTAGGAGTCCTCGCATCCGAAACGGCGGAAGAATTTAAGAAAAAAATATTCTTTGCGACTAAGGTGTGGACCAGAGGCGAAAGCGCCGGAAAAGTGCAAATCGAAGCTTCGTTTCGGAAATTCAAAACGGATCGAATCGATCTATTCCAAATTCATAATTTACTTGATACTCAAATACATCTGAAGACGCTACGTTCTCTCAGAGAGAAAGGAAAAATTCGTTATATCGGTTTGACGCATTACGTATCTTCCGCATTTTCCGAGATGGAGAGAATCGCAAAATCGGAGAAGATAGAGTTTATACAGATTCCATATTCGATTGTTTCTCGCGAAGCTGAAGAGAGAATTCTTCCTTTCGCAGAATCGAACGGAATATCCGTCTTGATCAATCGTCCATTCGAGGAAGGAGAACTCTTTCGAAGAGTTCGCGGAAAAATTCTTCCGGATTACTTTCGAGAATGGGATTGTGAATCGTTTGGGCAGGCGTTTCTAAAATTTATTCTTTCCAATTCCGCAGTCACTTGCGCGATTCCTGCAACGTCCAAACTCGCACATTTAAAGGATAACATCAGAGCGGGTCAAGGAAAGCTTCCTTCGGGAAAGGATCGCGAAGAATTCAGGAAGAGACTTTTGCAAGTTTTGTAA
- a CDS encoding methyl-accepting chemotaxis protein — protein MRRSSLKFILLISGISILFTLTGIISGVAYWIGKKKITETYLSQMRGVIAIVGLEFDSFLTSHENLAWTLAEDPRTIESLKSGKPIASEYYKNIMKRFAMYENVFVCGLDSDAKVIVDGIGGKSVGIKIARSGIEKSLNATKEGKSYLAKATKSPITGQPVALLSVPILEGDRVIGLLGIALSFDSISEKILKEIKIGEQGYASVMSQDGMIIAHPKKELILSLEVSKEPYGKQMLDMKTGEVMEFNFRGEDRFSTVFRLDHWGISIVAIQPKSEVREALIGLLILIILAGVLTASLSAYLLFVLLKKRLNPLENASKLFKNMAEGDLTSDIQIVYDDEIGSMSRDMNSFIKSLRNSLKDIQNVAGELAVSSEELTASSDSFATGAQSTAASTEEMSATVEQLSAGMDNISSGTDRQYKNIVEFHNNIRTLSSSVREIGTEINHALELTQGISTQAVKGEESLGQMKTMVQNIIKSSEEMSAIIGIINDISDQTSLLALNAAIEAARAGEAGKGFAVVAEEISKLSEKTASSIKSISAMILRNNQELDSGASGIQSSSEVIHEIILSTDIVSKAMQKLHGITTSQEGINIQVAERAEKVGQDAEFVKRAMDEQKQAFHEITQVIVQINDHTISTASGSEEISASAKGLEVSAENLRRITDRFVL, from the coding sequence ATGCGTCGTAGTAGTCTTAAGTTTATCCTTTTGATTTCCGGAATTTCCATCTTATTCACGCTGACTGGAATCATATCCGGGGTCGCCTATTGGATTGGTAAGAAAAAAATCACGGAAACATATCTCAGCCAAATGAGAGGAGTTATCGCAATTGTAGGTCTTGAATTTGATTCATTCTTAACCTCCCATGAAAATTTGGCTTGGACGCTTGCAGAAGACCCAAGGACGATCGAATCCCTCAAATCCGGTAAACCGATCGCTTCGGAATATTATAAAAATATAATGAAGCGATTTGCAATGTATGAGAATGTATTCGTCTGCGGATTGGATTCCGACGCGAAGGTGATCGTGGACGGGATTGGAGGAAAAAGCGTCGGTATTAAAATCGCAAGGTCAGGTATTGAAAAAAGTTTGAACGCGACAAAGGAAGGTAAATCCTATCTCGCAAAGGCTACAAAATCTCCTATTACCGGCCAACCGGTTGCTTTACTTTCGGTTCCGATCTTGGAAGGGGACCGCGTGATCGGACTCCTGGGGATCGCTCTTTCCTTCGATTCTATTTCCGAAAAAATACTCAAAGAAATTAAGATCGGTGAACAAGGTTATGCTTCCGTGATGAGTCAGGACGGAATGATCATCGCACATCCGAAGAAAGAATTGATTCTAAGTTTGGAGGTTTCGAAAGAACCTTACGGAAAACAAATGTTGGATATGAAAACCGGAGAGGTGATGGAATTCAATTTTCGAGGCGAGGATCGCTTCTCCACGGTTTTTCGCTTGGATCATTGGGGAATTTCCATCGTAGCGATACAGCCGAAATCGGAAGTTCGCGAAGCCTTGATCGGTCTTCTGATTCTTATCATTCTTGCCGGGGTTTTAACGGCATCCTTATCCGCTTATCTTCTTTTTGTCCTTCTAAAGAAGCGTTTGAATCCGCTCGAGAATGCGAGCAAACTTTTTAAGAACATGGCCGAGGGTGATTTGACTTCCGATATTCAGATCGTTTATGACGACGAAATCGGTTCTATGAGTCGAGATATGAATTCGTTTATCAAAAGTCTGCGGAATTCACTCAAAGATATACAAAACGTAGCAGGAGAATTAGCCGTGTCCTCGGAAGAGTTGACCGCCTCTTCCGATTCTTTCGCCACCGGCGCTCAGTCTACAGCGGCTTCCACGGAAGAGATGTCGGCTACAGTGGAACAATTATCCGCGGGTATGGATAATATTTCATCGGGTACCGATCGTCAGTATAAGAATATAGTAGAATTTCATAATAATATAAGAACGCTTTCTTCCAGTGTAAGAGAGATCGGAACCGAAATCAATCACGCGCTTGAATTGACCCAGGGTATTTCCACTCAAGCAGTAAAAGGCGAAGAATCTTTAGGTCAGATGAAGACGATGGTCCAGAATATCATTAAATCTTCGGAGGAGATGTCGGCCATTATCGGAATCATCAATGATATATCGGACCAAACTTCGCTTTTGGCCTTGAATGCCGCGATCGAAGCGGCCCGCGCCGGAGAAGCAGGAAAAGGATTCGCCGTAGTTGCGGAAGAGATTTCGAAGTTATCCGAAAAAACGGCGTCTTCCATCAAATCGATCAGTGCGATGATTTTAAGAAACAATCAAGAGTTGGATTCGGGAGCGAGTGGTATTCAATCTTCTTCCGAAGTGATTCATGAAATCATTTTGAGCACGGATATCGTATCCAAGGCGATGCAAAAATTACACGGGATCACAACTTCCCAAGAAGGAATCAACATTCAAGTTGCTGAAAGAGCTGAGAAAGTCGGACAAGACGCTGAATTTGTCAAACGAGCAATGGATGAACAAAAGCAGGCGTTTCATGAAATTACGCAAGTAATCGTTCAGATCAATGATCATACGATTTCTACGGCTTCCGGTTCGGAGGAGATTTCGGCTTCGGCAAAAGGTCTGGAAGTTTCCGCCGAAAATCTAAGAAGAATTACGGATCGATTCGTACTCTGA
- a CDS encoding LamG domain-containing protein: MPDSIPQNFHFSGTQTISITTWVQRDMGNFGTIFDDSQDNDANPNVIFDFSVSNSGLRLGSWQETALSEAVTWTGSVPVGWHHVACVYDPASNQNSILYLDGISVQTGNIVSTTTAPSNSAAANIGRFRRDAMQLFVGSIDELRIYFPVAHSASQIQTIYNSR, translated from the coding sequence ATACCGGATTCGATTCCGCAAAATTTTCACTTTTCGGGAACGCAGACGATTTCCATTACCACTTGGGTTCAACGGGATATGGGGAATTTCGGAACGATCTTTGATGATTCGCAAGACAATGACGCCAACCCGAATGTGATCTTCGATTTCTCCGTGAGCAATTCGGGACTTCGTTTGGGATCTTGGCAAGAAACCGCACTTTCGGAAGCGGTGACTTGGACAGGTTCGGTTCCGGTAGGATGGCATCACGTGGCTTGTGTCTACGATCCTGCATCGAATCAGAATTCAATTTTGTATCTTGACGGAATTTCCGTTCAAACAGGAAATATCGTTTCCACAACGACGGCGCCGTCGAATTCCGCGGCGGCAAATATCGGAAGGTTTCGAAGAGACGCGATGCAACTTTTCGTAGGATCGATCGACGAATTAAGAATTTATTTTCCCGTCGCGCATTCGGCTTCACAAATCCAAACGATCTATAACAGTCGTTAA
- a CDS encoding alpha/beta fold hydrolase yields the protein MTLQEWKQTGSYFSYQDWKIFFKEEGKGEFLLLIHGFPTASFDWEKIWKPLTKKYKLIASDLLGFGFSSKPSIEYSIFLQANIIESLLVERGIKEVNILAHDLGDTVAQELLARFIERKKSQKKGVIIKRMILLNGGIFPESHRPRLIQKLLHSPIGWILSRLMNRKSFQKSFSAVFGNNTKPSQDELDQFWNLVSLDGGTKIAHLLIRYIQERKLYRDRWVGAILNSPVPIRMINGVADPVSGAHLVERYRELSPKADIIELKEIGHYPQVEAPDEVLKAILK from the coding sequence ATGACTCTTCAAGAATGGAAACAAACCGGATCGTATTTTTCCTATCAGGACTGGAAGATATTCTTTAAAGAAGAAGGAAAAGGAGAATTTCTCCTTCTCATCCACGGATTTCCGACGGCTTCTTTTGACTGGGAAAAAATTTGGAAACCTCTAACTAAAAAATACAAATTAATCGCTTCGGATTTGCTCGGTTTTGGATTTTCCTCCAAACCCTCGATAGAATATAGCATTTTCTTACAGGCGAATATCATTGAATCATTGTTAGTTGAGCGAGGAATAAAAGAAGTCAATATCCTCGCCCATGATTTGGGCGATACGGTTGCTCAGGAACTTTTGGCTCGATTTATCGAACGAAAGAAGTCCCAAAAAAAGGGCGTCATAATCAAACGAATGATCCTACTCAACGGAGGAATTTTTCCCGAATCGCATCGACCACGATTGATTCAAAAACTTCTTCATAGCCCGATCGGTTGGATTCTTTCAAGACTTATGAATCGCAAATCCTTTCAAAAAAGTTTTTCCGCAGTCTTTGGAAACAATACCAAGCCGTCTCAGGATGAATTGGATCAATTTTGGAATTTGGTTTCCTTGGATGGAGGAACAAAAATCGCCCATCTTCTCATTCGTTACATCCAAGAGAGAAAACTTTACCGAGATCGATGGGTCGGGGCGATTCTCAATTCTCCCGTTCCGATTCGGATGATCAACGGTGTCGCCGACCCCGTCAGCGGAGCTCATTTGGTAGAACGTTACAGAGAACTTTCACCGAAGGCAGATATCATTGAATTGAAAGAGATTGGGCATTATCCTCAAGTGGAAGCCCCCGATGAGGTATTGAAGGCGATTTTAAAATGA
- a CDS encoding histone deacetylase, with protein sequence MAKSSYNNPRFFDFVYDEFLAAAVDDPSVSFHEGILFHSLTSENILELLDITGILPEIHKKGYEKVQLEISGTGQDFQRLVLTSEKEILLHLRLSIQEYRLEINDYFFKEKYLIINWLQTRHPKSPTTDKLRLYPGQDVPGLGIFHQISDFIGFLILSLRLNGAVIRPEYFHDAVLFSKKFHFLTPEAQALFLALRRDFKNESIRGISTYLHSGKIQDHKTVVQWKAVEMILFLEKTLNPFVFNKKFDKKVSKILDSIKLSIAES encoded by the coding sequence ATGGCTAAATCAAGTTATAATAATCCCCGTTTTTTTGATTTTGTTTATGATGAATTTTTAGCCGCGGCAGTGGACGATCCTTCTGTTTCTTTTCACGAAGGAATCCTTTTTCATTCCTTAACCAGCGAAAATATATTAGAATTATTGGATATAACGGGCATTCTTCCCGAAATCCATAAGAAAGGATATGAGAAGGTTCAGTTGGAAATATCGGGAACGGGTCAGGATTTTCAAAGGCTCGTTTTGACTTCCGAGAAGGAGATTCTTCTTCATCTTAGATTGAGCATCCAAGAATACAGATTGGAGATCAACGATTACTTCTTTAAGGAAAAATACTTGATCATCAATTGGTTACAGACACGTCATCCGAAATCGCCTACCACGGATAAACTTAGGTTGTATCCCGGCCAAGACGTTCCTGGCTTGGGAATTTTTCATCAGATTTCGGATTTTATAGGGTTCCTCATTCTTTCACTCCGATTAAACGGCGCCGTGATTCGTCCCGAGTATTTTCACGACGCGGTTTTATTCTCTAAGAAGTTTCATTTTTTGACTCCCGAAGCCCAAGCGTTGTTTCTTGCACTCAGAAGGGATTTTAAGAATGAATCAATTCGTGGTATTTCAACTTATCTTCATTCCGGGAAAATTCAGGATCACAAAACCGTCGTTCAATGGAAAGCCGTCGAGATGATTCTTTTTCTAGAAAAAACTTTGAACCCTTTTGTTTTTAACAAGAAGTTTGATAAAAAAGTAAGTAAGATTTTGGATTCTATAAAACTGAGCATTGCCGAATCTTGA
- a CDS encoding PilZ domain-containing protein, translating into MEERVSMDHRKFSRVFPAANEVIEVQLMGLNFIDILNAKDISIGGVAVEVPHLFEGCDLNSPIQMILTLPGRNPLKLSGKVKRKVTASEASIFGVEFGSLDPKAKYLIESYIQSRVQMAS; encoded by the coding sequence ATGGAAGAGAGAGTCAGTATGGATCACAGAAAGTTTTCGAGAGTTTTTCCTGCGGCGAATGAGGTCATCGAGGTTCAACTGATGGGGCTCAACTTTATAGATATTTTGAATGCAAAGGATATTAGCATCGGCGGTGTTGCAGTTGAAGTTCCTCATCTTTTTGAAGGTTGCGACTTGAATTCTCCCATTCAGATGATTCTTACGCTTCCAGGCAGAAACCCGTTGAAACTTTCCGGGAAAGTGAAGCGAAAAGTTACGGCCTCCGAAGCCTCGATCTTTGGAGTCGAATTTGGATCTTTGGATCCGAAGGCTAAATATTTGATCGAATCCTATATTCAATCCCGCGTTCAAATGGCTTCTTGA
- a CDS encoding GNAT family N-acetyltransferase — protein sequence MGTGFVDNKIKTERKLEVRIAENQLEIERTLALRYEVFNLELGEGLPQSAATRKDRDEYDLFCDHLIVVDKNRDDKIVGTYRILRRSVAKKNIGFYSDNEFDITKIYELDAETAEIGRSCVHPDYRDGSVISMLWAGLGMYMKKNDVRYLFGCGSIHQTDAQSANEAYAYLKEKNALAGKEFDVKPLPGFEIPGFDPDYVVEDMKSVQKTIPALIKGYVRVGSLICGIPAWDKVFKTIDFFILFDVRDIESKYGKRFLD from the coding sequence ATGGGAACAGGTTTCGTAGATAACAAGATCAAGACAGAAAGAAAATTGGAAGTTCGCATCGCCGAAAACCAATTGGAGATTGAGAGAACCTTAGCGCTTCGTTATGAAGTTTTTAACCTCGAGTTAGGCGAAGGACTTCCGCAATCCGCGGCCACACGCAAAGACAGAGACGAATACGATCTCTTCTGCGATCACCTGATCGTTGTGGATAAAAATCGCGACGATAAGATCGTTGGAACCTATCGAATTCTTCGTAGAAGCGTTGCAAAGAAGAACATAGGCTTTTATTCCGATAACGAATTTGATATTACAAAAATCTATGAGTTGGATGCGGAAACGGCTGAAATCGGAAGAAGCTGTGTTCATCCGGACTATAGAGACGGTTCCGTTATTTCAATGCTCTGGGCGGGCTTAGGAATGTATATGAAGAAGAATGATGTACGTTATCTCTTCGGATGCGGATCGATTCATCAAACCGATGCTCAGTCCGCGAATGAAGCGTATGCCTATTTGAAAGAAAAGAACGCACTTGCAGGAAAAGAGTTCGACGTGAAGCCTCTTCCAGGATTCGAGATTCCCGGTTTCGATCCGGACTATGTTGTGGAAGATATGAAGTCGGTTCAAAAAACGATTCCTGCTCTGATCAAAGGATACGTTCGAGTGGGTTCCCTCATCTGTGGAATTCCTGCTTGGGACAAAGTTTTTAAGACCATTGATTTCTTTATTCTTTTTGATGTTCGCGATATCGAATCCAAATACGGAAAACGTTTTCTCGATTAA
- a CDS encoding glycosyltransferase family 2 protein, with protein sequence MKVSIVIPCYNEKNTIRNILETVKKVPIKNKEIILVDDCSKDGTRDLLQTAPFKKLADQIIFHEINQGKGAALRTGFKAATGDIVIVQDADLEYDPFEIPEVIDPIYKGKADVVFGSRFLGGRPHRVVYYWHRLGNMVLTTLSNMFTNINLTDMETCYKAFRREIIQSIDIKENRFGFEPEITAKVAKIPDVRIFEVGISYYGRTYAEGKKIGWKDGFRAIYCILRYNLFN encoded by the coding sequence ATGAAAGTTTCCATCGTCATTCCTTGTTATAACGAAAAAAATACGATTCGCAATATTCTGGAGACCGTTAAAAAAGTTCCGATCAAAAACAAGGAGATCATTCTTGTCGACGATTGCTCCAAAGACGGGACAAGAGATCTTTTGCAAACCGCTCCTTTTAAGAAGTTGGCGGATCAGATCATCTTTCACGAAATCAATCAAGGAAAGGGCGCGGCGCTTCGGACGGGATTCAAAGCCGCAACCGGAGATATTGTAATCGTTCAAGACGCCGATTTGGAATACGATCCGTTTGAAATTCCCGAAGTGATCGATCCGATTTACAAAGGGAAGGCGGACGTCGTTTTTGGAAGTAGATTCTTGGGCGGAAGGCCTCACCGTGTCGTCTACTACTGGCATCGTTTGGGAAACATGGTTCTCACAACGCTTTCCAATATGTTTACGAATATCAATCTCACCGATATGGAAACCTGCTATAAGGCGTTCCGAAGAGAAATCATTCAGTCGATCGATATCAAGGAAAATCGTTTTGGATTCGAGCCGGAAATTACCGCGAAAGTTGCGAAGATACCGGACGTTCGGATTTTTGAAGTGGGTATTTCCTATTATGGAAGAACTTACGCAGAAGGAAAAAAGATCGGCTGGAAAGACGGTTTTCGTGCGATCTATTGTATTCTCCGATATAACCTTTTTAACTAA
- a CDS encoding LIC_10450 family protein, which yields MVKRSEYIVVDSISSVDPNALSVDQLNQKFIDKQGNRFALRFNRNTRRAEFVRITLESPAKGATQVHNHKPSSAPVQTKQTSRPLSPGLGKITLQEIIAKTQQQPSVKIPKQNESTLINEAAVQQSIFQEPAWDQTKAKDSNTLDLGRLDLNIMEHSAPSASSSKESKDSSLTIDFGSSTPGETNIVEKRISDLMKIKERIHSVLNNLQNSKIFEITGDPSENKNIIGNLNREFDIEFFQKLDKILNYHKELTTYPRSVNYYTAKYESSRKQLLLSKTPDSEKLKLVTLWEMQEMMLGLIQKLKKMVLNTLNVLNTKNDNHIKQLAYNQQQMFRDSRTALLYCSEDISSLLISLERWVDTE from the coding sequence ATGGTAAAAAGATCCGAATACATCGTCGTCGATTCGATTTCTTCCGTGGATCCGAACGCGCTTTCTGTGGACCAGTTGAATCAAAAATTTATTGATAAACAGGGAAATCGTTTTGCTCTTCGATTCAATCGTAATACAAGAAGAGCGGAGTTTGTTAGAATCACACTGGAATCGCCCGCAAAAGGAGCGACTCAGGTTCACAATCATAAACCTTCTTCCGCTCCGGTTCAGACAAAGCAAACTTCTAGACCTCTATCGCCGGGCCTAGGCAAGATTACTTTGCAGGAAATCATCGCGAAGACGCAACAACAACCTTCCGTCAAAATTCCAAAACAGAACGAGTCTACGTTGATCAACGAAGCCGCGGTTCAACAGAGCATTTTCCAAGAACCGGCTTGGGATCAAACAAAGGCAAAGGACAGTAATACCCTCGATTTGGGAAGATTGGATTTGAATATCATGGAACATTCCGCTCCATCAGCAAGTTCTTCGAAAGAATCAAAAGATTCTTCTCTTACAATCGATTTCGGCTCTTCGACTCCAGGAGAAACCAATATCGTTGAAAAGAGAATTTCGGATCTTATGAAGATCAAAGAAAGAATTCATTCCGTTTTGAATAACCTTCAAAATTCTAAAATTTTTGAAATCACAGGGGATCCGTCCGAGAACAAAAACATCATCGGTAATCTGAATCGTGAATTCGATATCGAATTCTTTCAAAAGCTGGACAAAATTCTAAACTACCACAAAGAACTTACGACCTATCCAAGATCCGTAAATTATTACACCGCAAAGTATGAATCTTCGAGGAAACAGCTTCTCCTCTCAAAGACGCCGGACAGCGAAAAACTCAAATTGGTGACTCTTTGGGAAATGCAGGAAATGATGTTGGGATTGATCCAGAAACTAAAAAAAATGGTCCTCAACACCTTGAATGTTCTGAATACAAAGAACGACAATCATATCAAACAATTGGCCTATAATCAGCAACAGATGTTCCGGGATTCAAGAACCGCCCTTCTCTATTGTTCCGAAGATATATCTTCTTTGCTTATTTCCTTGGAGAGATGGGTCGATACTGAATAG
- the rpsT gene encoding 30S ribosomal protein S20, translating into MANIKSSEKDIRRTKRRNAANSQNRSRLRTQAKKVLKAIKDKDQNAATALFVEYTSLLDKAAKTNLIHFKNADRKKSRMAKRLNAVSATA; encoded by the coding sequence TTGGCTAATATTAAGTCTTCAGAAAAGGATATTCGGAGAACAAAACGTAGAAATGCGGCGAATTCTCAGAATCGATCCAGGCTCAGAACGCAAGCAAAGAAAGTTCTGAAAGCCATCAAAGATAAAGACCAGAACGCGGCTACCGCTCTATTTGTAGAGTATACCTCTCTTCTAGACAAAGCTGCAAAAACAAACCTGATTCACTTCAAAAACGCAGACAGAAAAAAAAGCAGAATGGCAAAACGCCTGAATGCAGTTTCTGCTACAGCATAA
- the glmM gene encoding phosphoglucosamine mutase: MNTKSPVFNHPDLMVSVSGIRGIIPTGLSPEVIFDALRAFGTWIEGSKIVIGRDSRPSGPYIENIALGLMQAMGKDVLQLGIVPTPTVKAVVNLSKAGGGIMISASHNPIIWNAFKFIGPGGFFTDASALEQILDTVRNHSYRPIQYKPSSKIVSGKEWCEKHIESVLKRVNVSAIRKKKYKVLVDAVSGAGSFLVPELLERLGCKPILMHCSPDGTFPRPPEPTPEALKQTSRKMKSSGADIGFALDPDADRLVVLTPKKGAISEEYTLPLSFLSLTLGKFPKKANVVVNLSTSFINEFVAGEYGVPVTRSKVGEANVVSDMLRHKSVFGGEGNGGVIDPEIASFGRDSLSGIAHILNVMATTGKKIDSLLEEMPAIHMQKTSFKIAGKNLQDIYSKFRGEFSSYSEETLDGLRLASEDSWIHIRPSNTEPIIRVIGEARTKKDLNSLLDRAGRLMENA; this comes from the coding sequence ATGAATACCAAATCCCCCGTATTCAATCATCCCGACCTGATGGTTTCTGTTTCGGGAATTCGCGGGATCATCCCAACCGGCCTTTCTCCTGAAGTCATTTTTGACGCTCTTCGTGCGTTCGGAACCTGGATCGAAGGATCTAAGATCGTCATTGGAAGAGATTCTCGACCATCCGGTCCTTATATTGAAAATATCGCACTTGGATTGATGCAAGCCATGGGGAAGGACGTCCTACAACTGGGAATCGTTCCTACTCCGACGGTAAAAGCCGTGGTCAATCTTTCGAAAGCGGGGGGCGGGATTATGATCAGCGCCTCTCACAATCCGATCATCTGGAATGCTTTTAAATTTATCGGTCCCGGCGGATTCTTTACGGATGCGAGTGCTTTGGAGCAGATTTTAGATACGGTTCGCAATCATTCTTACAGACCAATTCAGTACAAACCTTCTTCTAAAATCGTTTCCGGAAAAGAATGGTGTGAAAAACACATCGAGTCCGTTCTCAAACGGGTGAACGTAAGCGCAATTCGTAAGAAAAAATACAAGGTTCTGGTGGACGCGGTCAGTGGAGCGGGGAGTTTTCTTGTTCCCGAACTTCTGGAAAGGCTTGGTTGTAAGCCGATTCTCATGCACTGTAGTCCCGACGGAACATTTCCTAGACCACCCGAGCCGACTCCGGAAGCGCTCAAACAGACGTCTCGAAAGATGAAATCTTCTGGAGCCGATATCGGTTTTGCTTTGGATCCAGATGCGGATCGTTTGGTTGTTCTCACGCCTAAAAAAGGTGCGATCTCGGAAGAATACACCCTTCCTTTGAGTTTTCTTTCTCTTACATTGGGCAAGTTTCCAAAAAAAGCAAACGTGGTAGTCAATCTCTCGACGAGCTTTATCAACGAATTTGTCGCCGGCGAGTACGGCGTTCCTGTGACTCGTTCTAAAGTGGGAGAAGCCAACGTTGTTTCCGATATGCTTCGCCACAAATCCGTGTTTGGCGGAGAAGGAAACGGCGGAGTAATCGATCCTGAGATCGCTTCCTTTGGAAGAGATTCTCTTTCGGGAATCGCGCATATCCTAAACGTAATGGCGACAACCGGGAAGAAGATTGATTCTCTCTTGGAAGAAATGCCTGCGATTCACATGCAGAAGACCAGCTTTAAGATCGCGGGAAAAAATCTTCAGGACATCTATTCCAAATTCAGAGGAGAGTTTTCCTCGTATTCCGAAGAAACTCTGGACGGCTTACGTCTTGCTTCGGAGGATTCTTGGATTCATATCCGACCTTCCAATACGGAGCCGATTATCCGAGTGATAGGCGAAGCTCGAACCAAAAAAGACCTCAATTCTCTGCTGGACCGTGCGGGAAGACTTATGGAGAATGCCTGA